A genomic segment from Yimella sp. cx-51 encodes:
- a CDS encoding TrmH family RNA methyltransferase, protein MSEQEVGVGPWQGDWPVGSDGEVLPPYDEMLLREGDRRNVADKYRYWTLEAVVADLDTSRHAFHVAVENWEHDFNIGSVIRTANAFNAKAFHIVGKRRWNRRGAMVTDRYQHEFHHPTVADLATWAQAEGLTLIGIDNVPGSVPIEPFDLPRDCVLVFGQEGPGLSEPMRAACEVILHIEQYGSTRSINAGAAAAIAMHAWVRRHVWQQQPS, encoded by the coding sequence GTGAGCGAGCAAGAAGTGGGTGTCGGGCCGTGGCAGGGCGACTGGCCGGTCGGTTCGGACGGCGAGGTGCTCCCGCCGTACGACGAGATGCTGCTGCGGGAGGGAGACCGGCGGAATGTCGCCGACAAGTACCGCTACTGGACGCTCGAAGCCGTCGTCGCCGACCTCGACACCAGCCGCCACGCCTTCCACGTGGCGGTGGAGAACTGGGAGCACGACTTCAACATCGGCTCGGTGATCCGCACCGCGAACGCCTTCAACGCCAAGGCTTTCCACATCGTCGGCAAGCGTCGCTGGAATCGCCGCGGCGCGATGGTGACCGATCGCTATCAGCACGAGTTCCATCACCCGACCGTCGCCGACCTCGCGACCTGGGCACAGGCTGAGGGCCTCACGTTGATCGGCATCGACAATGTGCCTGGTTCGGTGCCCATCGAGCCGTTCGACCTGCCGCGCGACTGCGTCCTGGTCTTCGGTCAGGAAGGGCCGGGTTTGTCGGAGCCGATGCGTGCGGCGTGCGAGGTCATCCTGCACATCGAGCAGTACGGCTCCACCCGCTCCATCAATGCCGGTGCGGCCGCCGCGATCGCCATGCACGCCTGGGTGCGCCGCCATGTCTGGCAGCAGCAGCCGTCCTGA
- a CDS encoding DUF2332 domain-containing protein, whose translation MQQPNSAVPGREEPDSTDVIQRRFREFAAAHPEVPTYASLATRMADDERAVSILRHAAPGQARPVLLLSALHLLSMKHPDLPAARWFANHPADRPVEDAWPEISAALDEHRDELTETVSSRTTQTNEVNRATYVRAMVAAACADLPDTPITLVELGASAGFLLGIDHYSVSVGDQQAGLVDAIVRCTADNHGAPIQLDLPPIMGRIGLDANPIGPEDVADLEWLRACLWPEVPGRIDRFDAAVAHLRTDPPTLIAGDMVDDLPRAIDQWRGSQTHLVVFSSWALTYVPRERRSAIAETLASRPGAVSWVTAEPPGCMPGLPTSTATGDDQLTGTEVGLLRWRDGVELDPQLLGRVHPHGNWVEFTSRLA comes from the coding sequence ATGCAGCAACCGAACTCAGCTGTGCCCGGACGGGAAGAGCCCGACTCCACCGACGTGATTCAGCGACGATTCCGCGAATTCGCCGCCGCTCACCCGGAGGTGCCGACCTACGCCTCGTTGGCTACTCGAATGGCGGACGACGAACGAGCGGTGTCGATCCTGCGCCATGCCGCTCCGGGTCAGGCAAGGCCGGTGCTGTTGCTGAGCGCACTGCACCTGTTGTCGATGAAGCACCCTGACCTGCCGGCTGCCCGATGGTTCGCCAACCACCCCGCGGATCGCCCGGTCGAGGATGCCTGGCCGGAAATCAGCGCTGCACTCGACGAACACCGCGACGAACTGACCGAGACCGTGTCGTCACGCACCACCCAGACCAACGAGGTCAACCGCGCAACCTACGTCCGGGCAATGGTGGCCGCCGCCTGCGCAGACCTCCCGGACACCCCGATCACCCTCGTCGAACTCGGTGCCAGCGCGGGCTTCCTGCTCGGTATCGATCACTATTCGGTGAGCGTGGGCGATCAGCAGGCCGGGCTGGTCGACGCGATCGTGCGATGCACTGCTGACAATCACGGCGCCCCGATCCAGCTCGACCTCCCGCCGATCATGGGGCGCATCGGATTGGACGCCAACCCGATCGGGCCTGAAGACGTCGCCGACCTGGAGTGGCTGCGAGCCTGCTTGTGGCCTGAAGTTCCGGGCCGCATCGACCGTTTCGACGCCGCCGTGGCTCATCTGCGCACCGACCCGCCGACCCTCATCGCGGGCGACATGGTCGACGATCTCCCGCGCGCGATCGACCAGTGGCGAGGGTCGCAGACGCACCTGGTCGTCTTCTCCTCGTGGGCGCTCACCTACGTCCCCCGGGAACGCCGCTCGGCGATTGCGGAGACCTTGGCGTCACGGCCCGGCGCGGTCAGTTGGGTGACGGCAGAGCCACCCGGCTGTATGCCTGGGCTCCCGACGTCGACTGCGACTGGCGATGACCAGCTGACCGGCACCGAGGTCGGCCTGCTGCGCTGGCGCGATGGGGTGGAGTTGGATCCGCAACTGCTCGGACGCGTCCACCCACACGGCAACTGGGTGGAGTTCACGAGCCGGCTGGCATAG
- a CDS encoding maleylpyruvate isomerase N-terminal domain-containing protein — protein MKTREDLPISVHLNGLRVAMLAFADVVDRLGPDTPVPTCPDWKLVNLIAHQGMVHRWATMNLRGGTLDPEATEREGRRAADRGEWLRDGAIEFVTTLTSAADDVDALVFLRDAPPAKQFWARRQCHETTVHAIDAVSTELGRRPTTDDLPWLTSQIAADGIDELLTGFLPRSRSTMRLEAPLRLAVTPVDSELAWLVELGTEPAKVSRMAAAEVPASDVVVAGDLRASFLTLWNRSDEAAPDEWDFWRSGSTVTW, from the coding sequence ATGAAGACTCGCGAAGACCTGCCGATCAGCGTCCATCTCAATGGGCTTCGTGTGGCCATGCTGGCTTTCGCGGATGTCGTCGACCGGCTCGGTCCCGACACCCCGGTGCCGACGTGTCCTGACTGGAAGTTGGTCAACCTGATCGCCCACCAGGGCATGGTGCACCGCTGGGCGACGATGAATCTGCGCGGCGGGACGCTCGATCCGGAAGCGACCGAACGCGAAGGCCGCCGGGCAGCCGACCGCGGTGAATGGCTGCGCGACGGCGCCATCGAGTTCGTCACCACCCTCACCTCAGCAGCGGACGACGTCGACGCCCTGGTCTTCCTGCGCGATGCCCCTCCGGCGAAGCAGTTCTGGGCGCGACGGCAGTGTCACGAGACGACGGTGCACGCCATCGATGCGGTGAGCACCGAGCTCGGACGCCGGCCCACCACCGACGACCTGCCCTGGCTCACTTCACAGATCGCCGCCGACGGCATCGACGAACTGCTCACCGGTTTCCTGCCTCGCAGCCGCTCGACCATGCGGCTGGAAGCGCCGCTGCGGCTGGCGGTCACTCCGGTCGACAGCGAGCTGGCCTGGCTGGTCGAACTCGGCACCGAACCCGCGAAAGTCAGCCGGATGGCAGCCGCCGAGGTGCCGGCGTCCGATGTCGTCGTGGCCGGCGACCTGCGCGCGAGCTTCCTCACGCTGTGGAACCGCAGCGACGAGGCCGCGCCGGACGAGTGGGACTTCTGGCGCAGCGGCAGCACCGTCACCTGGTGA
- a CDS encoding alpha/beta fold hydrolase, whose product MSRRFVASITAAVLGMTMAPAVASASPAQAAAAAPAISWTTCTDNKAHQCATVRVPLDWKRPNGPTTTVAVERRRASLPSKRIGAIFVNPGGPGESATAKAASFATLLGRSVTDRFDIIAVDPRGVGRSNPLVCTTPAGVSLPPTLDPTFPATVGEASRQLKYDNAVRLACKKTGGPLLDHMTTADVARDMDAVRGLIGDPHLTYVGFSYGTVLGQTYAAMFPGRVRAMVLDGVLDAGEWTAGPAARAIPVGGRIHSGEGAWAAVKEAYRQCSKAGKAKCRSAVGGVNEWHTVWQRMINRGPVTMMGRKYQWTDLVTGTLYALYDPSTVPEALDEVHNLYLTVTGKPLPPDAGLAPRRTPPTRPGFGWSAAAAPGDSVPAAKSAVICSDSVNPTDPMATWRAAIGTRSATLGFNSAWTWNTSQCTLWPASGNSAYRGSFKVRPATPILFMNPLYDPATSVTAARIAHANAPGSRLVTGNRIGHLLLNDSACAVKIRTHYLLTKQLPARDVACTDVKSIY is encoded by the coding sequence ATGTCCCGCCGCTTCGTTGCCTCGATCACCGCCGCCGTTCTTGGCATGACGATGGCGCCGGCTGTCGCTTCGGCCTCGCCGGCCCAGGCTGCGGCTGCGGCTCCGGCCATCTCCTGGACGACCTGCACCGACAACAAGGCTCACCAGTGCGCGACGGTGCGCGTGCCGCTCGACTGGAAGCGACCCAACGGGCCGACCACCACCGTTGCGGTCGAACGCCGCCGAGCCTCGTTGCCGTCCAAGCGAATTGGCGCGATCTTCGTCAACCCGGGCGGCCCGGGCGAGTCGGCCACCGCCAAGGCGGCCTCGTTCGCGACCCTGCTCGGACGCAGCGTCACCGACCGCTTCGACATCATCGCGGTCGACCCACGCGGCGTCGGTCGGTCGAACCCGCTGGTGTGCACCACACCGGCAGGTGTCTCACTTCCTCCTACGCTCGACCCAACCTTCCCGGCGACGGTGGGCGAAGCCAGTCGTCAGCTGAAGTACGACAACGCGGTGCGCCTCGCCTGCAAGAAGACCGGCGGCCCATTGCTCGATCACATGACGACCGCCGATGTCGCCCGCGACATGGACGCCGTGCGCGGCCTGATCGGCGACCCGCACCTGACCTACGTCGGATTCTCGTACGGCACGGTGCTCGGCCAGACCTACGCGGCAATGTTCCCCGGCCGAGTGCGCGCGATGGTGCTCGACGGCGTACTGGACGCCGGCGAGTGGACGGCCGGACCAGCCGCGAGAGCTATTCCGGTCGGCGGGCGCATCCACAGCGGCGAGGGTGCATGGGCTGCCGTCAAGGAGGCCTACCGGCAGTGCAGCAAGGCCGGAAAGGCCAAGTGCCGCAGCGCAGTCGGCGGCGTCAACGAGTGGCACACGGTCTGGCAGCGGATGATCAACCGCGGTCCGGTGACCATGATGGGCCGCAAGTACCAGTGGACCGACCTGGTGACCGGCACGCTGTATGCGCTGTACGACCCATCGACGGTGCCGGAAGCCCTGGACGAGGTGCACAACCTCTATCTGACAGTCACCGGCAAGCCGCTGCCGCCGGACGCCGGTCTCGCCCCTCGCCGCACCCCGCCCACGCGACCGGGTTTCGGCTGGTCAGCTGCTGCCGCACCCGGTGATTCGGTGCCCGCCGCCAAGAGCGCCGTCATATGCTCCGACTCGGTCAATCCCACCGACCCCATGGCCACCTGGCGTGCCGCGATCGGCACCCGCTCTGCCACCTTGGGTTTCAACTCCGCCTGGACGTGGAACACCTCGCAGTGCACGCTCTGGCCCGCCAGTGGCAACTCGGCCTATCGCGGCTCGTTCAAGGTGCGCCCGGCTACTCCGATCCTGTTCATGAACCCGCTCTATGACCCGGCCACCTCGGTGACGGCGGCCCGGATCGCACACGCGAATGCCCCCGGCTCACGGCTGGTGACCGGCAATCGGATCGGACACCTCCTGCTGAACGACAGCGCGTGCGCGGTGAAGATCCGCACCCACTACCTGCTGACCAAGCAGTTGCCGGCGCGCGATGTGGCATGCACCGACGTGAAGTCGATCTACTGA
- a CDS encoding histidine phosphatase family protein produces MGLLIVVRHGQASITGADYDQLSDLGERQSTITGAALGTRIAPPDLIVQGGMRRHAQTTDAILRGSRWTSSVETDARWNEFDHDHMLLAAHPDYADRPAMLEKLAAQPNPAKTFQELFLVAVQRWIDGQHDDEYPESFPAFVARVQQAAVELAERPGTTLVSTSGGAVAVLAALSTLGTSEVTPELASAWSRLNEVCVNTGISKFLPGRRPSPTMLSYNDHSHLEIDRSLITYR; encoded by the coding sequence ATGGGTCTGCTCATCGTGGTGCGCCACGGCCAGGCGTCCATCACCGGTGCCGATTACGACCAGTTGTCCGACCTCGGCGAGCGTCAGTCGACAATCACCGGAGCGGCACTCGGCACCCGCATCGCACCGCCCGATCTCATCGTGCAAGGCGGTATGCGTAGACACGCGCAGACCACCGACGCCATCCTGCGCGGCAGCCGGTGGACAAGCTCGGTCGAGACGGATGCACGGTGGAACGAGTTCGACCACGATCACATGCTCCTCGCGGCCCATCCCGACTATGCCGACCGCCCGGCGATGTTGGAAAAGCTTGCGGCACAGCCGAATCCGGCCAAGACCTTCCAGGAACTGTTCCTCGTCGCAGTGCAACGCTGGATCGACGGCCAGCACGACGACGAATACCCGGAGTCCTTCCCGGCCTTCGTCGCAAGGGTGCAGCAAGCCGCGGTCGAACTAGCGGAGCGCCCGGGCACCACGTTGGTTTCAACCTCGGGCGGCGCGGTTGCCGTGCTGGCGGCGCTGTCAACCCTCGGCACGTCCGAGGTGACACCTGAACTGGCGAGCGCTTGGAGCAGGCTCAATGAAGTCTGTGTGAACACCGGCATCAGCAAGTTCTTGCCCGGACGCCGCCCCTCCCCGACCATGCTGAGCTACAACGATCACAGCCATCTCGAGATCGACCGATCCTTGATCACCTATCGCTGA
- a CDS encoding NADPH:quinone oxidoreductase family protein, translated as MRAIHFTSTAGPDDAAVVEIDAPAHGADNVLIDVHYAGVSFPDVLQSKGEYQIQPPTPYVPGAEISGVVVSAPEGSEFTAGQRVAAFPGFGGFAEQVSVPTAFTLPLPDSISLPDAAAIPMNYLTCLFALLHRGGLKAGETVLVHGAAGGIGTAAVQIAQAAGARAIAVVSTDEKAQVARAAGAQDVVLADGFKDAVKELTSGKGVDVVLDPVGGDRFTDSLRSLATLGRLLVIGFTGGEIPTVKVNRLLLNNVDVRGVGWGAFWMPRPQVVRPQWDELMELFPAGIKPPVGVVRPLEEITEALRDIEERRATGKVLLELRPE; from the coding sequence GTGCGCGCAATCCACTTCACCTCCACCGCCGGCCCCGATGACGCGGCGGTCGTCGAGATCGATGCGCCCGCGCACGGCGCGGACAACGTGCTGATCGATGTCCACTACGCCGGGGTCTCCTTCCCCGACGTGCTGCAGAGCAAGGGCGAGTACCAGATCCAGCCGCCGACGCCGTACGTGCCCGGAGCCGAGATCAGCGGTGTCGTGGTGTCGGCTCCGGAGGGTTCCGAGTTCACCGCTGGGCAACGCGTCGCAGCCTTCCCCGGCTTCGGCGGTTTCGCCGAACAGGTCAGTGTGCCAACGGCATTCACCCTCCCGTTGCCTGATTCGATCAGCCTGCCCGATGCCGCGGCCATCCCGATGAACTACCTCACGTGCTTGTTCGCGCTCCTGCACCGTGGTGGTTTGAAGGCCGGCGAAACGGTGCTGGTGCACGGGGCTGCGGGAGGCATCGGCACAGCCGCCGTGCAGATCGCCCAGGCTGCCGGCGCGCGCGCCATCGCGGTCGTCTCCACCGACGAAAAGGCGCAGGTCGCCCGCGCGGCCGGCGCCCAGGACGTCGTACTGGCCGACGGCTTCAAGGACGCCGTCAAAGAACTCACCTCCGGCAAGGGGGTCGACGTCGTGCTCGACCCGGTGGGCGGCGACCGCTTCACCGATTCCCTCCGCAGCCTCGCCACGCTCGGTCGCCTGCTGGTGATCGGGTTCACCGGCGGCGAGATCCCGACCGTGAAGGTCAACCGGCTGCTGTTGAACAACGTCGACGTGCGCGGTGTGGGCTGGGGCGCCTTCTGGATGCCACGCCCGCAAGTGGTGCGCCCGCAGTGGGACGAACTCATGGAGCTCTTCCCCGCCGGCATCAAGCCGCCGGTCGGCGTCGTCCGGCCGCTGGAGGAGATCACCGAAGCGTTGCGCGACATCGAGGAGCGCCGGGCGACCGGCAAGGTGCTGCTCGAACTGCGCCCTGAATAG
- a CDS encoding helix-turn-helix domain-containing protein — MSITAHPRDWIEPMDGRLAVLGVESPGELLYRHVLRSPGQAIGTYIAELALADTEGEAAIRQLRAHRLVRVSDDGRVTADHPRAALERVVSIEEARVATRRQDLARLRDSIDQFATDYRVGQELSSSTPPPRERVDPTVLTSMHEQLAASSMGLIRRARTSALSTAPREFPTTTAQLEAGREVRSLYVAAGVDAAIEVLQEWRDLGEVQRVVQSVPSDFVCFGQDAALATTQWGRDDGDWVVLRDPMVVAAFIELFDRLWSTAAPAPEGSDTDDLLGLMRQGLKDEAIARVLGVSLRTVRRRIAALMEGYGVETRFQLALKLSDGPDRELHER; from the coding sequence ATGTCTATCACCGCGCACCCACGTGATTGGATCGAACCCATGGACGGACGACTGGCCGTGCTCGGCGTCGAATCGCCGGGTGAACTGCTCTATCGCCACGTGCTGCGTTCGCCCGGTCAGGCCATCGGCACCTACATCGCCGAACTCGCCCTGGCCGACACCGAAGGTGAGGCAGCCATCCGCCAACTGCGTGCACACCGGTTGGTGCGGGTGTCGGACGACGGTCGGGTGACGGCCGATCATCCGCGAGCAGCGCTGGAACGAGTGGTGAGCATTGAGGAGGCCCGCGTGGCCACCCGCCGCCAGGATCTCGCGCGACTGCGCGACTCGATCGACCAGTTCGCCACCGATTACCGCGTCGGACAAGAACTCTCGTCGAGCACGCCACCGCCGCGCGAGCGCGTCGACCCGACGGTGCTCACCTCGATGCACGAGCAACTGGCTGCCTCGAGCATGGGGCTGATCCGGCGGGCTCGCACCTCGGCACTCAGCACAGCTCCCCGCGAATTCCCAACCACCACAGCACAACTCGAGGCTGGCCGCGAGGTGCGGAGTCTGTACGTCGCAGCCGGTGTCGACGCCGCGATCGAGGTGCTGCAGGAGTGGCGCGACCTGGGCGAGGTGCAGCGCGTCGTCCAGAGCGTGCCGTCCGACTTCGTGTGTTTCGGGCAGGACGCCGCTCTCGCCACCACGCAATGGGGGCGGGACGACGGTGACTGGGTGGTGCTGCGTGATCCGATGGTGGTCGCTGCGTTCATCGAACTCTTCGACCGGCTGTGGTCGACCGCTGCTCCTGCTCCGGAGGGCTCGGACACCGACGACCTGCTCGGGTTGATGCGGCAGGGCCTGAAGGATGAAGCCATCGCCCGCGTGCTCGGGGTGTCACTGCGAACGGTCCGCCGGCGGATCGCTGCTCTCATGGAGGGCTACGGCGTCGAGACCCGTTTCCAGTTGGCGCTCAAACTGTCGGACGGCCCCGACCGCGAACTCCACGAGCGCTGA
- a CDS encoding RNA polymerase sigma factor: protein MLLEQLLRDEWGRLLALLVARTQRLDLAEDALAEAFEAAARTWPADGEPDNPQGWLMATAKRRIIDRQRAEAVAARKAPLLAADVEATSDPTADVAEPDALLRLVLLAAHPALSPEAGAALTLRLVMGVSTADIAKLFLVSETTMAARLTRARKKVVAAGIPFAIPDAQVLPQRLDTVAEVAYLAFTSGYAPGSGPDLVRVELAGAAIRLVRLVRSSSLAAKQHSALTALLALMLLQHSRRDARSADDGTLVRLPEQDRALWRRDEMAEAFALIDAMAPGGVARVSGALSASYVLQALIAAEHARVERADDTDWGAIADLYRQLEELTGSPVVRLNRAVAVAEAGDPGAALDLLAGLDEALPRNHRVPAVAADLLLRAGRVEEARQQLLQAISLCDNEVEAVYLRERQEGLDLTR, encoded by the coding sequence ATGCTGCTGGAGCAACTGCTGCGCGACGAGTGGGGCCGGTTGCTGGCCCTGCTCGTTGCGCGCACCCAGCGCCTCGACCTCGCCGAGGATGCTCTCGCCGAAGCCTTCGAGGCCGCCGCGCGCACCTGGCCCGCCGACGGTGAACCCGACAATCCGCAGGGCTGGCTGATGGCCACTGCCAAGCGGCGCATCATCGACCGCCAGCGCGCCGAGGCGGTGGCCGCGCGGAAGGCACCGCTGTTGGCAGCCGATGTGGAGGCGACGTCCGACCCGACGGCTGATGTCGCAGAGCCGGACGCGCTCCTGCGGCTGGTCCTTCTTGCTGCGCACCCGGCTCTCTCGCCAGAGGCAGGCGCCGCGTTGACCTTGCGTCTCGTCATGGGTGTGTCGACCGCCGACATCGCCAAACTCTTTCTGGTCAGCGAGACGACAATGGCCGCACGGCTCACGCGCGCCCGCAAGAAGGTTGTCGCCGCAGGCATCCCGTTCGCGATTCCTGACGCACAAGTGCTCCCGCAGCGCCTCGACACGGTCGCGGAGGTGGCCTATCTCGCGTTCACCTCTGGGTACGCGCCAGGAAGTGGCCCAGACCTGGTGCGGGTCGAACTGGCCGGCGCGGCGATCCGGCTCGTGCGTCTGGTGCGATCGAGCAGCCTTGCAGCTAAACAACATTCGGCACTCACCGCACTGCTGGCACTCATGCTGTTGCAGCATTCCCGGCGCGACGCACGATCTGCGGACGACGGCACCCTGGTGCGCCTGCCCGAGCAGGACCGAGCCCTCTGGCGACGTGACGAGATGGCCGAAGCCTTTGCCCTCATCGACGCGATGGCGCCCGGGGGAGTCGCGCGGGTGTCGGGGGCGCTGTCGGCGTCCTACGTGTTGCAGGCGTTGATCGCCGCAGAGCACGCCCGAGTCGAACGCGCCGACGACACAGACTGGGGGGCGATCGCCGATCTCTACCGGCAACTCGAAGAACTCACCGGATCACCGGTGGTGCGCCTCAACCGTGCGGTGGCGGTCGCGGAAGCCGGTGACCCCGGTGCCGCGCTGGATCTGCTCGCGGGGCTGGACGAAGCCTTGCCGCGCAATCACCGGGTGCCTGCGGTGGCGGCCGATCTGTTGCTCCGTGCCGGCCGCGTCGAGGAAGCCCGGCAGCAGCTCCTGCAGGCGATCTCGTTGTGTGACAACGAGGTCGAGGCCGTCTATCTACGTGAGCGCCAGGAAGGGCTCGACCTCACCAGGTGA
- a CDS encoding YciI family protein: MAEGTSAGSAVVKKYFVLIAYDVEAWAAATDEQRSAWHEDHSVFHRTVGEHLLYGEALDGPETATTLRHEGGEVMLTDGPFAETVETIGGFYVVQAADLDQVSGWCALLPDCYSLEIRPCIEIDVPV; this comes from the coding sequence ATGGCTGAGGGCACAAGTGCCGGATCGGCCGTCGTGAAGAAGTACTTCGTGCTCATCGCCTACGACGTGGAGGCGTGGGCGGCTGCGACCGACGAGCAGCGCTCTGCATGGCACGAAGACCACTCAGTGTTCCACCGGACGGTGGGAGAGCACTTGCTCTACGGCGAGGCGCTCGATGGTCCCGAGACGGCAACCACGTTGCGGCACGAGGGTGGTGAAGTGATGCTCACCGACGGGCCGTTTGCCGAGACGGTGGAGACGATCGGCGGCTTCTACGTCGTGCAGGCCGCCGATCTCGACCAGGTGAGCGGGTGGTGTGCGCTGTTGCCGGACTGCTACTCGCTGGAGATCCGGCCATGCATCGAGATCGATGTGCCGGTCTAG
- the fbaA gene encoding class II fructose-bisphosphate aldolase, with the protein MPIATPEVYAEMLDRAKREGFAYPAINVSSSQTLNAALKGFADAGSDGIIQVSTGGAEYLSGPGVKNMVTGSLAFAAYAQEVAKKYDVNIALHTDHCPKDKLDGFVRPLLAASTERVKQGGLPYFQSHMWDGSAVPLDENLEIARELLDLCAAAKVVLEIEVGVVGGEEDGVAHEINDKLYSTPDDAIATAKALGTGENGYFMTALTFGNVHGVYKPGNVKLRPEVLKAAQDAVHTEFKTADDKPFHLVFHGGSGSSEQEIKDAVSYGVVKMNIDTDTQYAFTRPVAGWMLGNYEGVLKIDGEVGNKKQYDPRAWGKAAEEGMAARIVEACEDLGSAGTHK; encoded by the coding sequence ATGCCGATCGCAACACCTGAGGTCTACGCCGAGATGCTCGACCGCGCCAAGCGCGAGGGGTTCGCCTACCCGGCGATCAACGTGAGCAGCAGCCAGACGCTGAACGCCGCTCTCAAGGGCTTCGCGGACGCCGGCAGTGACGGCATCATCCAGGTGTCGACCGGAGGCGCGGAGTATCTCTCCGGCCCAGGCGTCAAGAACATGGTCACCGGCTCGCTGGCCTTTGCGGCCTACGCCCAGGAAGTCGCCAAGAAGTACGACGTCAACATCGCGTTGCACACCGACCACTGCCCCAAGGACAAGCTCGACGGCTTCGTGCGTCCTCTGCTCGCAGCCTCCACCGAGCGGGTCAAGCAGGGCGGCCTGCCCTACTTCCAGTCGCACATGTGGGACGGCTCGGCCGTGCCACTGGACGAAAACCTCGAGATCGCGCGCGAACTGCTCGACCTGTGCGCTGCGGCCAAGGTCGTCCTCGAGATCGAGGTCGGTGTCGTCGGCGGTGAGGAGGACGGCGTCGCCCACGAGATCAACGACAAGCTCTACTCCACTCCGGACGACGCCATCGCGACGGCCAAGGCGCTCGGCACCGGTGAGAACGGCTACTTCATGACCGCGCTGACCTTCGGCAATGTGCACGGCGTCTACAAGCCGGGCAACGTCAAGCTGCGTCCGGAGGTGTTGAAGGCGGCACAGGACGCGGTGCACACCGAGTTCAAGACCGCCGACGACAAGCCCTTCCACCTCGTCTTCCACGGTGGCTCCGGCTCCTCGGAGCAGGAGATCAAGGACGCTGTGTCGTACGGCGTGGTGAAGATGAACATCGACACCGACACCCAGTACGCCTTCACCCGCCCGGTCGCCGGATGGATGCTCGGCAACTACGAGGGCGTGCTGAAGATCGACGGCGAGGTCGGCAACAAGAAGCAGTACGACCCGCGCGCCTGGGGCAAGGCTGCCGAAGAGGGCATGGCCGCCCGCATCGTCGAGGCCTGCGAAGACCTCGGCTCCGCCGGCACCCACAAGTGA
- a CDS encoding YciI family protein — protein sequence MSKRYLVLLPAPEAEWDKLPPEEHEKGMRAHRLFSDQLAEGGHKEVLSSPLRPSAEALSMRPDGSGGTLVTDGPFTESVEQIVGFYLIETDDKDGLIACCKQLSSTGDLIELRELGGH from the coding sequence ATGAGCAAGCGCTATCTCGTCCTGTTGCCCGCCCCGGAAGCGGAGTGGGACAAGTTGCCCCCCGAAGAACACGAGAAGGGCATGCGGGCCCACCGACTGTTCAGTGATCAGTTGGCCGAGGGTGGCCACAAGGAGGTGCTCTCCAGCCCGCTGCGACCCTCCGCGGAGGCGTTGTCGATGCGTCCTGACGGCTCGGGCGGCACGCTGGTCACCGACGGACCCTTCACCGAGTCGGTCGAGCAGATCGTCGGGTTCTACCTGATCGAGACCGACGACAAGGACGGCCTGATCGCCTGCTGCAAGCAGCTGTCCAGCACCGGTGATCTCATCGAGCTGCGTGAGCTGGGAGGTCACTGA
- a CDS encoding DUF3151 domain-containing protein: MTGENLLGIPETLLPVDPAAEKLAQGVDARDVARGYPASSLVWATLAEDALADGEVIQAYAYARTGYHRGLDSLRRSGWRGQGPVPWEHEPNRGFLRALAVLAKAAGEIGEDEEHRRCADFLRDSSATGARELGL, translated from the coding sequence ATGACAGGCGAAAATCTGCTCGGCATCCCCGAGACCCTGCTGCCGGTCGATCCCGCGGCGGAGAAACTGGCACAAGGCGTCGATGCTCGGGACGTCGCCCGCGGCTACCCGGCATCGTCCCTGGTGTGGGCCACGCTCGCCGAGGACGCGCTGGCCGATGGCGAGGTGATCCAGGCGTACGCCTATGCACGCACCGGGTACCACCGTGGCCTCGACTCGCTGCGCCGCTCCGGCTGGCGGGGTCAGGGCCCGGTGCCGTGGGAACACGAGCCCAACCGTGGCTTCCTGCGCGCCCTGGCTGTGCTGGCCAAGGCCGCCGGCGAGATCGGCGAGGACGAAGAACATCGCCGCTGCGCCGACTTCCTGCGTGACTCCTCGGCGACGGGGGCTCGCGAACTCGGCTTGTAA